Proteins encoded by one window of Kribbella italica:
- a CDS encoding ParB/RepB/Spo0J family partition protein → MNTRLGRGLGALIPSNPAPGGATLGSKSNSIPGAPPIKPEVSAGVAGGGLAAVPGAEFAEIEVGKITPNPKQPRSVFDEDAMAELVHSVKEIGLLQPIVVRRLEDDKYELVMGERRWRATQEAGLETIPAIVRDTSDDVMLRDALLENLHRSQLNPLEEAAAYQQMLDDFGCTQEVLATRIGRSRPQISNTLRLLKLPASVQRRVAAGVLSAGHARALLGLPSGDAIERLAQRIVAEGLSVRTVEEIVALGDMSAEDPTPARRRNKPVAPRLVDLADRLSDRFETRVKVDLGKTKGKITVEFASIDDLERIVTLMDPNKQAE, encoded by the coding sequence ATGAATACCAGGCTTGGGCGTGGATTGGGTGCGTTGATTCCGAGCAACCCGGCTCCTGGTGGTGCGACTCTGGGGAGTAAGTCGAACTCGATTCCGGGGGCGCCGCCGATCAAGCCGGAGGTTTCTGCGGGGGTGGCCGGGGGTGGGTTGGCTGCTGTGCCGGGGGCGGAGTTTGCTGAGATCGAGGTTGGGAAGATCACGCCCAACCCGAAGCAGCCGCGGAGTGTGTTCGATGAGGATGCGATGGCTGAGCTCGTGCACTCGGTGAAGGAGATCGGGCTGCTGCAGCCGATCGTCGTACGGCGTCTCGAGGACGACAAGTACGAGTTGGTGATGGGTGAGCGGCGGTGGCGGGCGACTCAGGAAGCCGGGCTGGAGACGATTCCGGCGATTGTGCGGGATACGTCCGACGACGTGATGCTGCGGGACGCGTTGCTGGAGAACCTGCACCGGAGCCAGCTGAATCCGTTGGAAGAGGCTGCGGCGTACCAGCAGATGCTGGATGACTTCGGGTGCACGCAGGAGGTTCTCGCCACGCGGATCGGGCGGTCTCGGCCGCAGATCTCCAACACGCTGCGGCTGCTGAAGTTGCCTGCGTCGGTGCAGCGTCGGGTTGCGGCCGGCGTGCTGTCGGCCGGGCATGCTCGGGCACTCTTGGGGCTGCCGAGTGGGGACGCCATCGAACGGCTCGCTCAGCGGATCGTGGCCGAAGGACTGTCGGTGCGTACGGTCGAGGAGATCGTTGCCCTGGGCGACATGTCGGCCGAGGACCCGACTCCTGCTCGCCGGCGGAACAAGCCGGTGGCTCCGCGGCTGGTGGATCTGGCCGACCGGCTGTCCGATCGGTTCGAGACCCGCGTCAAGGTCGACCTCGGGAAGACCAAGGGGAAGATCACCGTCGAGTTCGCGTCGATCGACGACCTCGAGCGGATCGTCACCTTGATGGATCCCAACAAGCAGGCCGAGTAG